A DNA window from Fibrobacterota bacterium contains the following coding sequences:
- a CDS encoding DUF1330 domain-containing protein → MLYVTVKLFGRTGKRCEFRDYEAKALDIFRKHGGEIMVAYSPAFDKNQVDRPDEIQVLKIPDRSAFEEFLNDPERIKMAGERDGVIRKTEIYISEEIISY, encoded by the coding sequence GTGCTATACGTGACCGTTAAACTTTTCGGACGAACCGGTAAGCGATGCGAGTTCAGGGACTATGAGGCCAAAGCCCTGGATATTTTCCGCAAACATGGCGGGGAAATAATGGTAGCTTACTCGCCGGCATTCGATAAAAACCAGGTTGATAGGCCCGATGAAATCCAGGTCTTGAAAATACCCGACCGATCCGCGTTCGAAGAATTCCTGAACGATCCGGAGCGAATCAAAATGGCCGGGGAACGCGACGGGGTAATCAGGAAAACGGAAATTTATATTTCCGAGGAGATCATCAGCTATTAA
- a CDS encoding MarR family transcriptional regulator yields the protein MKAKPSQDKPTNDPTGTHVWLVLMKAYRSMQRHAADSIASLDLGLSDFVVLEMLLHKGPMKVNDIGRKVDLTSGSITTAVDRLQARGLVSREVNREDSRSRIVQLTAKGNSLIRAAFGAHADRMETAADGLNVKERTALVGLLKKLGLAAQARLDTD from the coding sequence ATGAAGGCGAAACCGTCCCAGGACAAGCCGACGAACGATCCGACGGGGACCCATGTCTGGCTGGTGCTGATGAAGGCCTACCGTTCCATGCAGCGCCACGCCGCTGACAGCATCGCCTCGCTCGATCTCGGCTTGTCCGACTTCGTGGTGCTGGAAATGTTACTGCACAAAGGCCCGATGAAGGTCAACGACATCGGGCGCAAAGTGGATCTCACCAGCGGTTCCATTACCACCGCGGTGGATCGCTTGCAGGCGCGGGGCCTGGTGTCCCGCGAGGTCAATCGCGAGGACAGCCGTTCGCGGATCGTCCAACTCACCGCCAAAGGGAATAGCCTCATCCGCGCAGCCTTCGGGGCCCACGCCGACAGGATGGAAACCGCCGCCGATGGACTGAACGTGAAGGAGCGGACGGCCTTGGTGGGCTTGCTGAAGAAGCTTGGCTTGGCCGCCCAGGCACGGCTGGATACGGACTAA
- the treS gene encoding maltose alpha-D-glucosyltransferase, translated as MADANPDHGDKPLWYREAVIYQAHVKSFQDSNGDGVGDFPGLTRRLGYLADLGVTALWILPFYPSPLRDDGYDIADYTGVNPAYGTLDDFKAFLDDAHRRGIRVITELVMNHTSDQHPWFQRARRAPPGSPERDFYVWNETPDKYREARIIFKDFESSNWTWDPLAKAYYWHRFYSHQPDLNFENPAVEKAMLEVLDFWMDMGVDGLRLDAVPYLFEAEGTNCENLPATHAILRRVHAHILERYGAERMLLAEANQWPEDAVSYFGKGDECQMAFHFPLMPRMFMALRMEERFPITDILEQTPDIPGNCQWALFLRNHDELTLEMVTDEERDYMYRTYARDKEARINLGIRRRLAPLVDNDRRRIELLHILLFSMPGTPVFYYGDEIGMGDNIFLGDRNGVRTPMQWSPDRNGGFSSAHPQRLYLPLILDPDHHYESVNVENQERNPYSLLWWMRRRLELRRRFPVFGSGKLEFLHPDNPKVFAFLRRHGKGGVGADVPDGDVVLVVANLSASPQTTTLDLSALIGRTVEELSSLSTFPPIAEGAYPIMLGPYGYYWLLLKPVRPFAGVSTRPERILRMKQSDWAEVLQGQGKEALEREILPAWLPTRRWFGGKGRSIVSAAVMDRVFPPGAGDPGAGNATGADWALAFIRVDYADGPPEGYLLPLARAQGQAAEEVRREHAGAILTELADGAVSVLYEGIYHGGFRAAMRRMIAGNYSWHGLTGILRGHSRQEAFAGLEPDDETSRVLSAEQSNSSVIFPGRHFVKFLRRLEEGENPDLELLRFFEEHTNFRRVPPYAGHLEFASGAGGTYTLAIAEGLIENQGDAWSFALKLAADHLRRVLKPGAPASDEASVNALDARAANFAGLLGHRTAEMHLALASRSDLPTFAPEPFSRLYQRSLYQSMRNQAARIFERLSKGLSRLPRERAELGRRVLEARPKVMAAYAGLLDHLIPTVKIRVHGDYHLGQVLMTGDDVLILDFEGEPARSLSERKLKRSPWKDVAGMLRSFHYAVHSAWPKEEAQGPEAKAMAEARAEKWPQAMAEVFVQAYLETAKDASFIPVGADRDILLKAYLMEKAVYELGYELNNRPDWAHIPMAGILRLAEGP; from the coding sequence ATGGCGGACGCGAACCCGGATCACGGCGACAAACCCCTTTGGTACCGTGAAGCGGTCATCTACCAGGCCCATGTGAAAAGCTTCCAGGACAGCAACGGGGACGGCGTGGGCGATTTCCCCGGCCTCACCCGCCGCCTGGGATACCTCGCCGACTTGGGGGTCACCGCCCTCTGGATCCTCCCCTTCTATCCCTCGCCCCTCCGCGACGACGGCTACGACATCGCCGATTATACCGGGGTCAATCCCGCCTACGGCACCCTCGACGATTTCAAAGCCTTCCTGGACGACGCCCACCGCCGCGGCATCCGCGTCATCACGGAGTTGGTGATGAACCATACCAGCGACCAACATCCCTGGTTCCAACGCGCGCGCCGCGCGCCGCCCGGCAGCCCCGAACGCGATTTCTACGTGTGGAACGAAACCCCGGACAAGTACCGGGAAGCCCGCATCATCTTCAAGGACTTCGAGTCCAGCAACTGGACCTGGGACCCGCTGGCCAAGGCCTATTATTGGCACCGCTTCTATTCGCATCAGCCCGATCTCAATTTCGAGAATCCCGCTGTCGAGAAAGCCATGCTGGAAGTGCTGGACTTCTGGATGGACATGGGCGTGGACGGCTTGCGCCTGGACGCCGTGCCCTACCTGTTCGAAGCCGAAGGCACCAACTGCGAGAACCTGCCCGCCACCCATGCCATTCTGAGGCGCGTGCACGCGCATATCCTGGAACGCTACGGCGCCGAACGCATGCTCCTGGCCGAAGCCAACCAATGGCCCGAGGACGCGGTTTCCTATTTCGGCAAGGGCGACGAATGCCAAATGGCTTTCCACTTCCCCTTGATGCCGCGCATGTTCATGGCCCTGCGCATGGAAGAACGCTTCCCCATCACCGACATCCTGGAGCAAACCCCGGACATCCCCGGCAATTGCCAATGGGCCCTCTTCCTGCGCAACCACGATGAGCTCACCTTGGAAATGGTCACCGACGAGGAGCGCGACTACATGTACCGCACCTACGCGCGCGACAAGGAGGCCCGCATCAACCTGGGCATCCGCCGCCGCCTGGCGCCGCTGGTGGACAATGATCGGCGCCGCATCGAACTCCTGCACATCCTGCTCTTCTCCATGCCCGGCACCCCGGTATTCTATTACGGCGACGAAATCGGCATGGGCGACAACATTTTCCTGGGCGACCGCAACGGGGTCCGCACTCCCATGCAATGGAGCCCCGATCGCAACGGCGGCTTCTCCTCCGCCCATCCCCAGCGCCTTTACCTTCCCCTCATCCTCGATCCCGACCATCATTACGAGTCCGTGAACGTCGAGAACCAGGAACGCAATCCCTATTCGCTCCTCTGGTGGATGCGCCGCCGCCTGGAGCTTCGCCGCCGATTCCCGGTCTTCGGATCCGGCAAGCTGGAGTTCCTGCACCCGGACAATCCCAAGGTGTTCGCTTTCCTGCGCCGCCATGGCAAAGGGGGCGTCGGCGCCGACGTCCCGGACGGCGACGTGGTCCTGGTCGTGGCCAACCTTTCCGCATCGCCTCAAACCACCACGCTCGATCTCTCCGCCCTCATAGGCCGCACCGTGGAAGAGCTCTCCAGTCTGTCTACCTTTCCGCCCATCGCCGAAGGCGCCTACCCGATCATGCTCGGGCCCTACGGCTATTATTGGCTGCTGCTCAAGCCCGTGCGACCCTTCGCGGGCGTCAGCACCCGGCCGGAAAGGATCCTCAGGATGAAGCAGTCCGACTGGGCCGAAGTGCTGCAAGGTCAAGGCAAGGAAGCCTTAGAGCGGGAAATCCTCCCGGCCTGGCTGCCCACCCGCCGCTGGTTCGGAGGCAAGGGCCGCAGTATCGTAAGCGCCGCGGTTATGGATCGCGTTTTCCCGCCGGGCGCGGGCGACCCCGGCGCCGGGAACGCGACCGGCGCCGACTGGGCCCTGGCCTTCATCCGCGTGGATTACGCCGACGGGCCTCCCGAAGGCTATCTGCTGCCCCTGGCGCGGGCCCAGGGCCAAGCCGCCGAGGAAGTGCGCCGCGAGCATGCCGGCGCCATCCTAACCGAGCTCGCCGACGGCGCCGTATCCGTCCTCTACGAAGGCATCTACCATGGCGGCTTCCGCGCCGCCATGCGCCGCATGATCGCCGGGAACTACTCCTGGCACGGCCTCACGGGCATCCTGCGCGGCCATTCCCGCCAGGAAGCCTTCGCCGGCCTGGAACCGGACGACGAAACCTCCCGCGTCCTCTCCGCCGAGCAGAGCAACAGCTCCGTCATTTTCCCCGGTCGGCACTTTGTGAAGTTCCTGCGCCGCCTGGAAGAAGGGGAAAACCCCGATCTCGAGCTCCTCCGCTTTTTCGAAGAGCACACCAACTTCCGCCGCGTGCCTCCCTACGCCGGCCATCTGGAATTCGCGTCGGGAGCGGGCGGCACCTATACCTTGGCCATCGCCGAAGGCCTCATCGAGAACCAGGGCGACGCCTGGTCCTTCGCCCTCAAGTTGGCCGCCGATCATTTGCGCCGCGTCCTCAAGCCCGGCGCCCCCGCTTCGGATGAGGCTTCGGTAAACGCCCTGGACGCGCGCGCGGCCAATTTCGCCGGGCTCCTGGGCCATCGTACCGCCGAGATGCACCTGGCCCTGGCTTCACGCTCCGATCTCCCCACCTTCGCTCCCGAGCCCTTCTCGCGCCTGTATCAACGATCGCTCTACCAAAGCATGCGCAATCAAGCGGCCCGCATCTTCGAGCGCTTATCCAAAGGCTTGTCCCGCCTGCCCCGGGAGCGCGCCGAACTGGGCCGGCGCGTTTTGGAGGCCCGCCCCAAGGTGATGGCCGCCTACGCGGGCCTGTTGGACCACTTGATTCCTACGGTTAAGATCCGCGTGCATGGGGACTACCATCTGGGCCAAGTGCTCATGACCGGGGACGACGTGCTCATCCTCGACTTTGAAGGCGAGCCCGCCCGCTCGCTCTCGGAACGGAAGCTGAAACGTTCGCCCTGGAAGGACGTAGCCGGCATGTTACGCTCCTTCCACTACGCCGTCCATTCCGCCTGGCCGAAGGAGGAAGCCCAAGGCCCCGAAGCCAAGGCTATGGCCGAAGCCCGCGCGGAGAAATGGCCCCAGGCGATGGCGGAGGTTTTCGTGCAGGCCTATCTGGAGACCGCAAAGGACGCGTCCTTCATACCCGTAGGAGCGGATAGGGATATCCTGCTTAAGGCGTACCTGATGGAAAAAGCCGTGTATGAATTGGGCTACGAGCTGAATAACCGGCCGGATTGGGCCCACATCCCCATGGCGGGGATATTGAGGTTGGCGGAGGGCCCTTAG
- a CDS encoding class I SAM-dependent methyltransferase: MPDINPDKKIPAPDNTAVRVALWRALHVEADSAPHVFEDTVGLRIAAPEEGWRNRPDMSPFTKPFRASILARARFIEDLVSEQAARGVGQYVILGAGLDTFAQRRPELASRLFVFEIDQPGPQAWKRQRLTDLGLGLPAFLRLVPVDFEAGDSWRDRLAAAGFDGKRPAIVASTGVSMYLTKESVTATLRQIAFFAPGSTLAMSFLLPIELIDPEIRTGMERAVEGARASGTPFLSFFTAAEMVALAREAGFKEARHVSSASLAERYFAGRTDGLRPPNHAEELLVATT; the protein is encoded by the coding sequence ATGCCGGACATCAATCCCGATAAGAAAATCCCGGCCCCCGACAATACCGCCGTCCGTGTGGCCCTATGGCGGGCCCTGCACGTGGAAGCCGATTCGGCGCCGCACGTTTTCGAGGATACGGTCGGTTTGCGGATCGCCGCTCCCGAGGAGGGCTGGCGGAACCGGCCGGACATGAGCCCCTTCACGAAACCCTTTCGCGCATCCATCTTGGCCCGGGCCCGCTTCATCGAAGACCTCGTTTCGGAACAGGCCGCCCGCGGCGTCGGGCAGTACGTCATTCTCGGGGCGGGCCTGGATACCTTCGCCCAACGTCGCCCGGAGCTAGCTTCCCGTCTGTTCGTGTTCGAAATCGATCAGCCAGGCCCCCAGGCTTGGAAGCGCCAGAGGCTTACCGATCTCGGCCTTGGCCTCCCCGCTTTCCTACGCCTTGTTCCCGTCGATTTCGAAGCCGGCGATTCGTGGCGGGATCGCCTGGCGGCGGCGGGCTTCGACGGCAAGCGGCCGGCCATCGTGGCTTCCACCGGCGTCAGCATGTACCTGACCAAGGAGTCGGTGACGGCTACGTTACGCCAGATCGCATTCTTCGCTCCCGGGTCCACCCTCGCCATGTCTTTCTTGCTGCCCATCGAGCTGATCGATCCCGAGATCCGTACGGGGATGGAGCGGGCGGTAGAGGGCGCGCGCGCCAGCGGAACGCCTTTCCTGAGTTTCTTCACGGCGGCGGAAATGGTCGCCTTGGCCCGGGAGGCCGGCTTTAAAGAAGCCCGGCACGTATCCTCCGCCTCCCTGGCGGAGCGTTACTTCGCAGGTCGGACGGACGGCTTGCGTCCGCCCAACCATGCCGAAGAACTCCTGGTCGCGACGACTTAA
- a CDS encoding SDR family oxidoreductase, whose protein sequence is MAKTILITGATGNISSGILNNLMNSGHKLRGLVRNPEKADALKKQGVDVRIGDLEKPWTLGPAFEGADTVWLLTPGGARAPEQTSNGLWAAKQAGAEHVVRMSAVGAAFNAPTINSRLHALSDAEVAASGIPYTILKPHFFAQNLLMMAAGSIAKEGAMYLALGEGRLGIIDSRDISDFAAHVLTHTGHEGKTYTLTGPASLNMHQVAEAMGKGLGKPVKYIPIPWEAAQQAMTQMGMDMWTINFLGDYMKAYSANWGDIANGEFQAVTGKAPRSMEQFARDFAGAFGK, encoded by the coding sequence ATGGCCAAGACCATCCTGATAACCGGGGCTACGGGTAACATCTCATCGGGCATCCTGAACAATCTGATGAACTCCGGGCACAAGCTGCGGGGCCTGGTCCGCAATCCGGAAAAGGCGGACGCGCTCAAGAAGCAGGGCGTCGACGTCCGCATCGGGGATCTGGAAAAGCCCTGGACCTTGGGGCCCGCCTTCGAAGGCGCGGATACGGTATGGCTGCTGACGCCTGGCGGCGCGCGGGCTCCGGAGCAAACTTCCAACGGACTTTGGGCGGCCAAACAAGCGGGCGCGGAGCATGTCGTGCGAATGTCCGCCGTAGGCGCGGCCTTCAATGCGCCGACCATCAATAGCCGCCTGCATGCCCTGTCAGACGCGGAAGTGGCCGCCTCGGGAATCCCGTATACCATCTTGAAGCCGCATTTCTTCGCGCAGAACCTGTTGATGATGGCGGCCGGGAGCATCGCGAAGGAAGGCGCCATGTATCTGGCTTTGGGGGAGGGAAGGCTCGGCATCATCGATTCCCGGGACATCAGTGATTTCGCCGCGCATGTCCTGACCCATACCGGGCATGAGGGTAAAACCTACACCCTGACCGGACCCGCGTCGTTGAACATGCATCAGGTCGCCGAAGCCATGGGCAAGGGGCTCGGGAAGCCGGTGAAATACATCCCCATCCCGTGGGAGGCCGCGCAGCAGGCGATGACACAGATGGGAATGGATATGTGGACGATCAATTTCCTGGGCGATTACATGAAAGCGTATAGCGCTAACTGGGGAGACATCGCCAATGGGGAGTTCCAAGCCGTAACCGGAAAGGCGCCACGCAGCATGGAGCAATTCGCCCGGGACTTCGCCGGCGCTTTCGGCAAGTAA
- a CDS encoding glycosyltransferase family 2 protein: MAPDVSVIIPTFDRAALLPRALASALSQIGPSLEVIVADDGSADATAEVLAGFSSDPRLRVLSLAHGGVCRARNAAVAEARAPLLAFLDSDDEWLPGKLEVQCALLRKTGLAICQTEEIWIRNGVRVNPPSHYVKRDGDLYDLSLRHCLITPSSVMMTRDLYANAGGFDPDFPACEDFEFWLRIVPYHQVGLIPKPYLVRYGGHADQLSTRYPAQDRFRIRAIALLLERNNLGPERRARALEALEEKLGIYEAGCRKRGNGEGLAWGAAIRTAIGGIATNGTGTIPGVTP; encoded by the coding sequence ATGGCCCCCGACGTTTCCGTCATCATCCCCACCTTCGATCGCGCCGCCCTCCTGCCGCGGGCCCTCGCATCGGCGCTGTCGCAAATCGGCCCTTCCCTCGAGGTGATCGTCGCCGACGACGGATCCGCCGACGCCACGGCCGAGGTTCTCGCCGGATTCTCTTCCGATCCCCGCCTACGGGTATTGTCATTGGCCCATGGAGGCGTCTGCCGCGCCCGCAACGCCGCGGTCGCCGAGGCGCGCGCCCCCCTCCTCGCCTTCCTCGATTCCGACGACGAATGGTTGCCCGGAAAATTAGAGGTCCAATGCGCCCTGTTGCGGAAAACAGGCCTGGCCATCTGCCAAACGGAGGAGATCTGGATCCGCAACGGCGTGCGCGTCAATCCGCCCTCCCATTACGTGAAGCGCGACGGCGACCTTTACGACCTGTCCTTAAGGCATTGCCTGATCACCCCGTCGTCGGTGATGATGACCCGCGACTTATATGCGAACGCCGGGGGATTCGATCCCGATTTCCCGGCCTGCGAGGATTTCGAGTTCTGGCTGCGCATCGTCCCGTACCATCAAGTCGGGCTTATCCCCAAGCCGTACCTGGTGCGCTACGGTGGCCATGCCGACCAGTTATCCACGCGTTACCCCGCCCAGGACCGCTTCCGAATCCGCGCGATAGCATTACTATTGGAACGGAATAACCTGGGACCGGAACGGCGCGCCCGGGCGCTGGAGGCCTTGGAGGAAAAATTGGGGATTTATGAGGCAGGCTGCCGCAAACGCGGGAATGGGGAAGGATTGGCTTGGGGCGCGGCCATCCGCACCGCCATCGGCGGCATTGCTACTAATGGCACCGGCACGATTCCCGGCGTAACCCCTTGA
- a CDS encoding DUF4832 domain-containing protein, with protein MPFRSSGRFHALAATTTAIIIAAPAASGFGQAKAASATHLVYDQTTEDFINPERGFFFPDDGITQDGLRDIRRVQKASVIRSNFQLDAYRNVPLPASFLIQLDKQLGWVRDAGLKVIVRFAYNSDQGQPDASLDRILSHIDQLAPVLAAHADILALVEAGFIGAWGEWHSSTNGLENDASRKAVLLKLLSALPAERMVAVRCNFYKRGALGSDLPLGPDDAFDGSPRSRVGAHNDCLGASQDDFGTYTDNALEAEKNFLSLDNRFVPQEGETCNPGPFAQCAAMLQDLRRMRWDMLNMGYHPDVLSGWKQAGCYPEIQTHLGYRFVLLSSDIQDSVRPGGGLQVSLRLANGGWGKAFNPRGLELVLREEKTKARYALPLKNDPRRWGAGDTVPLGVTGAIPTGMPPGRYRIFLNLPDPAPRLRNRPEYSIRLANAGLWEDSTGLNGLNHSVVVSASAGGPSFTGEAFISANAGGTVAVVNRSRTRSGPGKAPLRKGFDLRGRVIHAQISRNRG; from the coding sequence ATGCCCTTTCGCTCTTCCGGGCGTTTCCACGCCCTGGCCGCCACGACTACGGCCATCATCATCGCCGCTCCGGCCGCTTCCGGATTCGGCCAGGCGAAGGCGGCCTCGGCAACGCACTTGGTTTACGATCAGACGACGGAAGACTTCATCAATCCCGAACGCGGTTTCTTTTTCCCCGATGACGGCATCACCCAAGATGGCCTCCGGGATATCCGCCGCGTCCAAAAAGCCAGCGTCATCCGGAGCAACTTCCAACTGGATGCCTATCGGAACGTCCCCCTGCCCGCCTCCTTCCTGATCCAATTGGATAAGCAACTGGGATGGGTCCGCGATGCCGGCCTCAAGGTCATCGTCCGCTTCGCCTATAACTCGGATCAGGGGCAACCGGATGCTTCGCTCGATCGCATCCTGTCGCATATCGATCAGTTGGCTCCCGTCTTGGCCGCCCATGCCGACATCCTCGCCTTGGTGGAAGCGGGTTTCATCGGCGCATGGGGGGAATGGCACAGCTCCACCAATGGTCTCGAGAACGACGCGAGCCGCAAGGCCGTGCTGCTCAAGCTGCTTTCCGCCCTGCCGGCCGAACGCATGGTGGCCGTGCGTTGCAACTTCTACAAGCGCGGCGCCCTGGGAAGCGATCTGCCCTTGGGCCCGGACGACGCTTTCGACGGCAGTCCGCGTTCCCGCGTGGGCGCCCATAACGATTGCCTGGGCGCATCGCAAGACGACTTCGGCACCTACACCGACAACGCCCTCGAAGCCGAGAAAAACTTCCTGAGCCTGGATAACCGATTCGTCCCGCAAGAGGGGGAAACCTGCAACCCCGGGCCCTTCGCGCAATGCGCCGCCATGCTGCAGGATTTGCGCAGGATGCGCTGGGATATGCTCAACATGGGATACCATCCCGACGTACTGAGCGGTTGGAAGCAAGCGGGGTGCTATCCGGAAATCCAGACGCACCTCGGGTATCGCTTCGTGCTGTTGAGTTCGGACATCCAGGACAGCGTCCGTCCCGGCGGCGGCTTGCAAGTCTCCCTACGCCTGGCCAACGGAGGCTGGGGGAAAGCCTTCAATCCGCGCGGACTGGAGTTGGTCCTACGCGAGGAAAAGACGAAAGCGCGCTACGCCTTGCCGCTGAAGAACGATCCCAGGCGATGGGGCGCGGGCGATACCGTGCCGCTGGGGGTAACCGGCGCGATACCTACCGGCATGCCTCCGGGAAGGTACCGGATCTTCCTCAACCTGCCGGACCCCGCGCCGCGATTGCGTAATCGACCGGAGTACTCGATCCGCCTCGCGAATGCCGGGCTTTGGGAAGACTCAACGGGATTGAACGGCCTGAACCATTCGGTGGTGGTTTCCGCATCCGCAGGCGGCCCGTCCTTTACCGGCGAGGCCTTCATATCCGCGAACGCCGGGGGGACCGTTGCGGTGGTAAACAGGTCCCGGACCCGGTCGGGACCGGGAAAAGCCCCTCTTAGGAAGGGGTTTGATCTCCGCGGGAGGGTGATCCACGCCCAAATTTCCCGAAATAGGGGGTAA
- a CDS encoding RNA-binding protein, with amino-acid sequence MGNRLYVGNLSYNTSQESLHEAFSSAGEVKEIAIPTDRETGQPRGFAFVTMATDQAASAAIAQLNGQMIDGRAVKVNEAEERPRGGGGGGGGGYGGGRQGGGGGGGRGRF; translated from the coding sequence ATGGGTAATCGTCTCTACGTAGGCAACCTGTCCTACAATACATCACAAGAAAGCCTCCACGAGGCCTTCTCCTCTGCCGGAGAAGTAAAGGAAATCGCCATTCCGACCGATCGCGAAACGGGACAACCCCGCGGCTTCGCTTTCGTAACGATGGCCACGGACCAAGCCGCTAGCGCGGCCATTGCGCAACTGAACGGTCAGATGATCGACGGACGCGCCGTGAAGGTCAACGAAGCCGAAGAACGTCCCCGCGGTGGCGGAGGCGGCGGCGGCGGTGGCTATGGCGGCGGACGCCAGGGCGGTGGCGGCGGCGGCGGACGCGGCCGGTTCTAA